A single genomic interval of Saccharothrix saharensis harbors:
- a CDS encoding fasciclin domain-containing protein codes for MRTTRLASTIGVLAAALISVTACGSGQQAASDATTSAPATTTTTSTTKAMSDGVTKTGDVFGPGCTALPKDTEGSLDGMVDDPVATAASNNPLLKTLVAAVKEAGLVDTLNKADAEYTVFAPYDPAFEALGQDALNAVLADKAKLTSILTYHVVPQRMDKDGILSSANLPTVQGGTLKVEGSGDNVTVNGAKVLCGNIPTANATVFVIDKVMTPAA; via the coding sequence ATGCGCACCACCCGGCTCGCGTCCACGATCGGCGTCCTCGCCGCGGCCCTGATCTCCGTCACCGCCTGTGGCAGCGGCCAGCAGGCCGCCTCCGACGCCACCACGTCGGCACCGGCCACCACCACGACCACGTCCACCACCAAGGCGATGAGCGACGGCGTCACCAAGACCGGTGACGTGTTCGGCCCGGGTTGTACCGCCCTGCCCAAGGACACCGAGGGCTCGCTCGACGGCATGGTCGACGACCCGGTCGCCACCGCCGCGAGCAACAACCCGCTGCTCAAGACCCTGGTGGCCGCCGTCAAGGAAGCCGGCCTCGTGGACACGCTCAACAAGGCGGACGCCGAGTACACCGTCTTCGCGCCCTACGACCCCGCGTTCGAGGCCCTCGGCCAGGACGCGCTCAACGCCGTGCTCGCCGACAAGGCCAAGCTGACGAGCATCCTGACCTACCACGTCGTGCCGCAGCGCATGGACAAGGACGGCATCCTGTCGTCGGCGAACCTGCCGACCGTCCAGGGTGGCACGCTGAAGGTCGAGGGCTCGGGCGACAACGTGACCGTCAACGGCGCGAAGGTGTTGTGCGGCAACATCCCCACCGCGAACGCCACCGTGTTCGTCATCGACAAGGTCATGACGCCGGCTGCCTGA